The genome window TGAAGAAGAGCGGGTTCTCGATGCCGGAATATCCGGTCCCCTGCCCGCGCTTCGAGACGAAGACCTGCTTGGCTTCCCAGACATGCAGCACCGGCATCCCAGCGATGGGGCTGTTCGGGTCGTCGTTGGCGGCAGGGTTCACGATGTCGTTCGAGCCGATGATGATGACGACGTCGGTGGATTTGAAGTCGTCGTTGATCTCGTCCATCTCGAGCACGATATCGTAGGGCACCTTCGCCTCGGCCAGAAGCACGTTCATGTGCCCCGGAAGGCGACCGGCGACGGGGTGGATCGCGAAGCGGACCTGCTTGCCCTGATCGCGCATCTTCTTGGTGAGCTCGCTCACCGCCTGCTGCGCCTGCGCCACCGCCATACCGTAGCCCGGCACGATGATGACGCTGTCGGCATCCTCGAGCGCGGAGGCCACGCCGTCGGCCTGGATGGCGACCATCTCGCCCTCCATCTCCATCTGCGGGCCGGAGGCACCTCCGAAACCGCCGAGGATGACCGATACGAACTTCCGGTTCATCGCCTTGCACATGATGTAGCTCAGGATCGCACCCGAGGAGCCTACCAGCGCGCCCGTCACGATCAGGAGATCGTTGCCGAGCGTGAAGCCGATCGCCGCCGCGGCCCAGCCGGAATAGGAGTTCAGCATCGACACGACCACGGGCATGTCCGCGCCGCCGATCCCCATGATGAGGTGCCAGCCGATGAACCCCGCGACGATTGCCACCAGGATGATCGTCCAGATGCCCGCCCCGTTGAAGTAGAGCAGCCCGAGGATCAGGCAGAGGATCAGCGCGCCCAGGTTCAGCATGTGGCCGCCAGGCAGCTTCGACGGTTTCCCGTCGACCTTGCCCGAGAGCTTGCCGAAGGCGATGACCGAGCCGGTGAAGGTCACGGCACCGATGAAGATCCCGAGGAAGACCTCGACCTTGAGGATCGCGACCTCGACCGCATCCTTCATCCACAGAAGCTCGCCGAAGCCGGTGAGGTTCGCATCGGCAGGAATGGGCGGCGTGTCACCGGTGAAGACGGGGATCACCCCGCCCGGAGCCGGAATGGCCCCCGCGGCCTTCAGATCCTGAACCGCCTGCAGCATCAGCTCGGCATTGAGGCCGATGAAGACCGCCGCGAGGCCCACGAAGGAATGGAGCGCCGCGACGAGCTGCGGCATCTCGGTCATCTGGACCTTGCCGGCGACGTACCAGCCGGCGAAACCGCCCGCCGCGATCGCGATGATGATCAGCCAGACATTCTGCACGCCCGGCCCGAAGACCGTGGCAAGCACGGCAAGGCCCATGCCCACGATCCCGTACCAGATGGCACGCTTCGCGCTTTCCTGATCCCTCAGCCCGCCGAGGGAGAGGATGAACAGGATGGTGGCGACGATATAGGCCGCCGATTGGATACCGATTCCCATCGTTCCCTCCCCTTACGACTTGACGAACATGGCGAGCATCCGGCGCGTGACCAGGAACCCGCCGACGATGTTGATCGATGCGATCACGACCGAGATCAGCGACAGGATCACCACGATCCAGTTGCCCGACCCGATCTGGAGCAGCGCGCCGAGGATGATGATCCCCGAGATCGCGTTCGTCACCGCCATGAGCGGCGTGTGAAGGCTGTGCGCGACGCCCCAGATGACCTGGAACCCGACGAAGCAGGCCAGCGCGAAGACGATCATGTGGCTCATGAAGCTCTCGGGCGCATAGGCCCCGATCAGGAACATGACCAGCGCGCCGATTGCGAGAAGGCCCACCTGGCTCTGCGTCTGCTGACGGAAGGTCTCGACCTCCTCCGCGCGCTTCTCCTCGGGGGTCTTTTCCTTCTTCTTCTCCTGCTTCGGCTTCGCCGGAGACGGATTCTCGCGCTTGGGCGGTGGCCAGGTGACCTCTCCGCCATGGGCGACGGTGCTGTCGCGGATGACCTGATCGTCCATGTTGTGGTCGATCTTGCCGTCCTTCTCGGGCGTGAGGTCGGCAATCATGTGACGCACGTTCGTCGCGTAGAGCGTCGAGCTCTGCTTCGCCATCCGGCTCGGGAAGTCGGTATAGCCGATGATGACGACGCCATTGTCGGTGACGATGCGCTTGTCCTTCTGCGTCATCTTGCAGTTGCCGCCCTTCTCGGCGGCAAGGTCGACGATGACGGAGCCCGGCTTCATCGCGCGGACCATCTCCTCGGTCCAGAGCTCGGGGGCCTCGCGGTTCGGGATGAGCGCCGTCGTGATGACGATGTCGACATCCGGTGCCTGCTCGAGGAAGAGCGCGAGCTGCTTCTCGCGGAATTCGGGGCTCGACGGTGCGGCATAGCCGCCCTCGCCCGACCCGCCGGCATCGTCGAAATCGAGGAACAGGAATTCCGCGCCCATCGACTCGATCTGTTCGGCCGTCTCGGGGCGCACATCGAAGGCCCGCACGATCGCGCCCAGCGACGTCGCCGTGCCGATCGCGGCGAGCCCCGCCACACCCGCGCCCACGATCAGGATCTTGGCCGGCGGGACCTTGCCCGCGGCGGTCACCTGACCGGTCAGGAACCGGCCGAAATTGTTCGCGGCCTCGATCACCGCGCGGTAGCCCGCGATATTGGCCATCGAGCTCAGCGCGTCCATCTTCTGCGCACGGCTGATGCGGGGCACCATGTCCATCGCGATGAGGGTCGCGCCCTTGTCGGCGGCCTTCTTCATCAGGTCTCCGTTCTCGGACGGATAGAAGAAGCTGATGAGGGTCTGCCCCTCGCGCAGCATGTCCACCTCGGCCTCCGAGGGCGGACGGACCTTGGCCACCACGTCGGCGGCGTCGAACACGGCCTTCGCGTCGTCGAGAACCTCGACGCCCGCCTCGCGGTACATCTCGTCGGTGAAATCGGCCTTGGCACCCGCTCCCGACTCGATGACGCAGTCATGTCCGAGTTTCCTGAGCTGTTCGGCGGAGGCGGGCGTCAACGCGACGCGTGCCTCGCTTTCCTGGTGCTCTGCAATCGATCCGAATTTCATCTCGCTCCCCGTCCCTGCGATAAGGTCATCACTTTTTGTCTAGCGACCGCTTCTGATGGACGCAAGCAACGGGCGGCACGGGGATCGAACGGGACCGGTCCCGCCGGTCAGTTCCTGAGGATCGTCCCGCGGCGCGGACAGAGGACCCGTTCGCCACCGATCCGCCATGCGACCGGCCAGCTCTTCCGGCCCCCATTCGCGAGCGGCGTATAGAGTTCGAAATGCAGATGCGGCGATGCGGAGTAGCCGGTATTGCCCGACAGCGCGATCATGTCGCCCGCCTGGACGCTCTCGCCTTCGGCGACCCTCGCGCTCCGGTAGCTCAGATGCGCGTAGTTCGCGATGGATCCGTCGGCATGTTCGATGAGGATCGTGTTGTCGCGCCCGATGAAGCGCCGGGCGCGGCCGCCCTCGCGGCTGTCCGTGCGCACCATGACGACCCGCCCTGTCCGCGCCGCATGGACGGGCGTTCCGATGGGCATGCCGAAATCCACGGCCTGATCGGCCTCGCCCCTGTGCGAGAACCAGCCGCCGCAGGATTGCACGACCGGCAGTGCCGCGCGGCGGAACGGCAACGCATAGGTTGCGCCGGGATCGGGCCGCGCGCGCGTGTCCCCCGGCACCCATTGGTACCGATAGCGATATTCGTATGGCGGCGATCCCGACGGCGTCAGCGTCACGAAATCGCGGATCTCGCCCGGTCGCAACGTGGCGTTCGCGACGCCCCGTGCGATCATGTTGTCGAGGTCGAGCGTCAGCGCGGCGGTGATCGGCGCATGACCGCTCGCGTTGCGCGCCGACAGGATGACCGATGCATCGCGCGTTTCGGCGATGATGCAGAGGAGACCGTAGCATGTCTCGCTTCGCTGGGCCGACGCGATGCCGGGCCAGACGAGGACGATG of Palleronia sp. LCG004 contains these proteins:
- a CDS encoding Re/Si-specific NAD(P)(+) transhydrogenase subunit alpha, with product MKFGSIAEHQESEARVALTPASAEQLRKLGHDCVIESGAGAKADFTDEMYREAGVEVLDDAKAVFDAADVVAKVRPPSEAEVDMLREGQTLISFFYPSENGDLMKKAADKGATLIAMDMVPRISRAQKMDALSSMANIAGYRAVIEAANNFGRFLTGQVTAAGKVPPAKILIVGAGVAGLAAIGTATSLGAIVRAFDVRPETAEQIESMGAEFLFLDFDDAGGSGEGGYAAPSSPEFREKQLALFLEQAPDVDIVITTALIPNREAPELWTEEMVRAMKPGSVIVDLAAEKGGNCKMTQKDKRIVTDNGVVIIGYTDFPSRMAKQSSTLYATNVRHMIADLTPEKDGKIDHNMDDQVIRDSTVAHGGEVTWPPPKRENPSPAKPKQEKKKEKTPEEKRAEEVETFRQQTQSQVGLLAIGALVMFLIGAYAPESFMSHMIVFALACFVGFQVIWGVAHSLHTPLMAVTNAISGIIILGALLQIGSGNWIVVILSLISVVIASINIVGGFLVTRRMLAMFVKS
- a CDS encoding M23 family metallopeptidase, producing the protein MLRAALLSIVLVWPGIASAQRSETCYGLLCIIAETRDASVILSARNASGHAPITAALTLDLDNMIARGVANATLRPGEIRDFVTLTPSGSPPYEYRYRYQWVPGDTRARPDPGATYALPFRRAALPVVQSCGGWFSHRGEADQAVDFGMPIGTPVHAARTGRVVMVRTDSREGGRARRFIGRDNTILIEHADGSIANYAHLSYRSARVAEGESVQAGDMIALSGNTGYSASPHLHFELYTPLANGGRKSWPVAWRIGGERVLCPRRGTILRN
- a CDS encoding NAD(P)(+) transhydrogenase (Re/Si-specific) subunit beta; this encodes MGIGIQSAAYIVATILFILSLGGLRDQESAKRAIWYGIVGMGLAVLATVFGPGVQNVWLIIIAIAAGGFAGWYVAGKVQMTEMPQLVAALHSFVGLAAVFIGLNAELMLQAVQDLKAAGAIPAPGGVIPVFTGDTPPIPADANLTGFGELLWMKDAVEVAILKVEVFLGIFIGAVTFTGSVIAFGKLSGKVDGKPSKLPGGHMLNLGALILCLILGLLYFNGAGIWTIILVAIVAGFIGWHLIMGIGGADMPVVVSMLNSYSGWAAAAIGFTLGNDLLIVTGALVGSSGAILSYIMCKAMNRKFVSVILGGFGGASGPQMEMEGEMVAIQADGVASALEDADSVIIVPGYGMAVAQAQQAVSELTKKMRDQGKQVRFAIHPVAGRLPGHMNVLLAEAKVPYDIVLEMDEINDDFKSTDVVIIIGSNDIVNPAANDDPNSPIAGMPVLHVWEAKQVFVSKRGQGTGYSGIENPLFFKENTRMLYGDAKESVNALLQKI